Proteins encoded together in one Altererythrobacter epoxidivorans window:
- a CDS encoding UDP-glucose dehydrogenase family protein, whose translation MKIAMVGSGYVGLVSGACFADFGHDVVCIDKDPSKIEKLKDGIMPIYEPGLDALVESNVKAGRLDFTTDLAQGIKDASAIFIAVGTPSRRGDGHADLSFVYAVAEEIGANLSNDAVIVTKSTVPVGTGDEVERILAKSGTSHRFSVVSNPEFLREGAAIGDFKRPDRIVIGAEDDFGRDVMREVYRPLFLNESPILFTGRRTSELIKYAANAFLATKITFINEMADLCEKVGADVQDVSRGIGMDNRIGAKFLHAGPGYGGSCFPKDTLALLKTAEDYDSPTRIVEAVVKVNDSRKRAMGRKVLDALGGMDAARGKKVALLGLTFKPNTDDMRDSPAIAIAQTLSDAGVEIAAYDPEGMEQAQPLMPKVKMCENPYEAIEGADAIAIVTEWDAFRALDFARVKELAKAPVLVDLRNIYQPDDVRALGFTYDSIGRS comes from the coding sequence ATGAAAATCGCCATGGTGGGCTCTGGATACGTCGGGCTGGTGTCGGGCGCCTGTTTCGCCGATTTCGGCCATGACGTCGTTTGCATCGACAAGGATCCTTCCAAGATCGAGAAGCTCAAGGATGGCATCATGCCGATCTACGAGCCTGGACTGGATGCCCTGGTCGAAAGCAATGTGAAGGCAGGTCGTCTCGATTTCACCACCGACCTCGCACAAGGCATCAAGGATGCTTCGGCAATCTTCATTGCGGTGGGCACGCCCAGCCGTCGCGGCGACGGGCATGCGGACCTGTCCTTCGTCTATGCCGTGGCAGAGGAAATTGGCGCAAACCTTTCGAACGATGCAGTGATCGTGACCAAGTCTACCGTCCCAGTCGGCACGGGTGACGAGGTCGAGCGCATTCTTGCCAAGAGCGGAACCTCACACCGTTTCTCGGTCGTTTCCAACCCAGAATTCCTGCGCGAAGGTGCCGCCATCGGCGACTTCAAGCGTCCCGACCGCATTGTCATCGGTGCAGAAGACGATTTCGGCCGCGATGTCATGCGCGAAGTCTATCGTCCGCTGTTCCTCAATGAATCGCCGATCCTGTTCACCGGCCGCCGGACCAGCGAGCTGATCAAGTACGCAGCCAACGCATTCCTCGCGACCAAGATCACCTTCATCAACGAGATGGCCGACCTGTGCGAAAAGGTCGGGGCTGACGTCCAGGATGTGAGCCGCGGTATCGGCATGGACAACCGCATCGGGGCAAAATTCCTTCACGCCGGACCCGGCTATGGCGGCAGCTGCTTCCCCAAGGATACGCTTGCCCTGCTCAAGACTGCAGAAGACTATGACAGCCCGACGCGGATCGTGGAGGCTGTGGTCAAGGTCAACGACAGCCGCAAACGCGCCATGGGCCGCAAGGTTCTGGATGCACTGGGCGGCATGGATGCAGCACGCGGGAAGAAGGTCGCCTTGCTCGGCCTCACCTTCAAGCCGAATACGGACGACATGCGCGATTCTCCTGCGATCGCAATTGCGCAGACGCTGTCGGATGCAGGCGTAGAGATCGCTGCCTACGACCCCGAAGGCATGGAGCAGGCGCAGCCGCTGATGCCGAAGGTAAAGATGTGCGAAAATCCCTACGAGGCGATCGAAGGGGCCGATGCCATAGCGATCGTCACCGAATGGGATGCATTCCGCGCTTTGGACTTCGCCCGGGTGAAGGAACTTGCCAAGGCACCGGTCCTCGTCGACCTGCGTAATATCTACCAGCCGGACGACGTTCGCGCCTTGGGCTTCACCTACGACAGCATCGGTCGAAGCTGA
- a CDS encoding autotransporter domain-containing protein translates to MTKHAFLVTSGVFAVASVLAATPAMAKDDETIASEAQGTFTGFHSSYDIASVEAQKLEVSFDQATYVRESRGYTGVPVDPDQQLLVRTDIGTTNSIDFGNTVPSSVQIFRASNVTGNVFFNCTGTLINPRTVLTAAHCVNSASSEAYGLPGTAPSTMLISTGVYSGTRLFNTLDFGVGYSDGGVALSTDVVIHPSSNLDNGGLEFPYADVAFIALDAPITDTPSAPILLTPLDQLTHMVVNGYGTYGTGDTGEQGIGLYRRVGENMLGAIASQSDLIDAVFPAYTPSAQTLGIETQSLYWIDFDSPDRTPADEAGCTFTGTNISCINLAAVKAIDWFDGDALAQEAGTAPGDSGSALIADEIADFPLVVGVLSGGYDFFGLGGLYSDISFYNPLFPFFEFITENTPYKYVSALGGDGNWSDPTHWTQDLDPGFYISDGQGGFVNGIPGGQELGVYETLPKLGTILGQDVSANSTTPSPYLPPFGTPGFGPFLPESSVLLGPGSTGFVPNNTDGTPGVAFANPAQYFDVLLMADGKTTVDMDVEVDRLTIDGNGTRFDLSEGFDFTSIIGVEQYRGRSTIDGNLYAGNVLLFGGDMEGAGSITTDGLYNIAGTLLPGGKNEAGALVVNGNYIQTSDGLLVIDIRSAKKAIANDLLTVNGGASLDGGLLLNTSVRGRLSYGDQFLVLTADEILGSFSAVMTQSNSAVLYFDQIVDDTTVTVEVKANKIANLVGPNSSLGSLGATLDALRFGGRYAEFSSLFSVVDGSDYSQFGATLAGLTPTSGFGQGATAINFARRFTGQIAQRTLALRGGDRSSAGFSSYGAANFAQAGSAPTQASKIGVFGSVSGSFLDQSKDDYSRGDKAFEDMTFSEAGELTVGADYHLSDKVRFGVAISNVRDGSSSMDLQSPQSNQSVSGAVYSTFRFGEGFADLYAGYADQDYGVSRSSTGLLVNEFSNASARTSGQQSFAGMRLGYAFTPAKGLSVGPVAAIDYVRSELDGFREIGANEFSLNVHDRSLTSIGAKVGAMASFDTKLGMTGKLKTFGSVAFASELGDREDVVTANFVGAEDLPFSIARELDSSWIALNAGAEIALTNRFSGTLGISSDLGRGALSNDQANLTLRWAF, encoded by the coding sequence ATGACCAAGCATGCATTTCTGGTGACGAGTGGCGTATTCGCTGTAGCTTCCGTGCTGGCTGCAACGCCGGCCATGGCAAAAGACGACGAAACCATCGCAAGCGAAGCGCAAGGCACCTTCACCGGATTTCATTCGAGTTACGATATCGCTTCGGTAGAAGCCCAGAAACTCGAAGTTTCATTCGATCAGGCGACCTATGTACGCGAATCGCGCGGCTACACCGGCGTGCCGGTCGATCCCGATCAGCAACTTCTCGTGCGCACCGACATCGGAACCACCAATAGTATCGATTTTGGAAACACCGTCCCGTCTTCGGTGCAGATTTTCCGCGCCAGCAACGTAACAGGCAACGTATTCTTCAATTGCACGGGCACGCTGATCAATCCGCGCACGGTGCTGACCGCTGCGCACTGCGTCAACAGCGCATCATCCGAAGCTTACGGCCTGCCGGGCACGGCCCCATCTACAATGCTCATTTCGACCGGAGTTTATAGCGGAACGCGCTTGTTCAACACACTTGATTTCGGCGTAGGCTATTCGGACGGCGGCGTTGCGCTCAGCACCGACGTCGTGATCCACCCATCGTCAAACCTCGACAATGGCGGTCTCGAATTTCCTTATGCCGACGTCGCATTCATCGCGCTCGACGCACCGATTACCGATACGCCATCTGCACCGATCCTGCTGACGCCGCTTGATCAGCTCACGCATATGGTGGTCAACGGATACGGCACCTATGGCACGGGCGATACCGGCGAACAGGGCATCGGCCTCTACCGCCGTGTAGGCGAGAACATGCTGGGCGCCATCGCTTCGCAATCGGATCTTATCGATGCTGTCTTCCCGGCCTATACGCCATCGGCGCAAACGCTCGGGATCGAAACGCAATCGCTCTACTGGATCGATTTCGACAGCCCGGACCGCACTCCTGCAGACGAGGCCGGTTGCACATTCACCGGCACCAACATCAGCTGTATCAACCTCGCGGCAGTCAAGGCGATCGACTGGTTCGATGGCGATGCGCTGGCCCAAGAGGCCGGCACTGCGCCGGGTGACAGCGGGTCGGCCCTGATTGCCGACGAGATCGCCGACTTCCCGCTTGTCGTGGGTGTACTTTCGGGCGGTTACGACTTCTTCGGTCTTGGCGGCCTTTACAGCGACATCAGCTTCTACAACCCGCTGTTTCCCTTCTTCGAATTCATCACGGAAAATACGCCGTACAAGTATGTCTCCGCGCTTGGAGGCGATGGAAACTGGTCGGATCCGACGCACTGGACGCAGGACCTCGATCCCGGATTCTACATTTCCGACGGCCAGGGCGGCTTCGTAAACGGCATTCCTGGCGGTCAGGAACTCGGCGTTTACGAAACGCTGCCCAAGCTGGGTACGATCCTCGGTCAGGACGTCTCCGCGAACTCGACGACGCCCTCACCCTACCTGCCGCCGTTCGGCACACCGGGCTTCGGACCTTTCCTTCCGGAAAGTTCTGTCCTCCTCGGCCCCGGCTCGACAGGGTTCGTTCCGAACAATACCGACGGCACGCCCGGCGTCGCCTTCGCCAACCCCGCGCAGTATTTCGATGTCCTGCTCATGGCTGACGGCAAGACGACTGTCGACATGGACGTAGAAGTCGACCGACTGACGATCGACGGCAACGGCACTCGTTTCGATCTTTCCGAAGGCTTCGACTTCACAAGCATCATCGGTGTCGAGCAATACCGCGGTCGCTCGACGATCGACGGCAACCTCTATGCCGGAAATGTCCTCCTGTTCGGTGGGGACATGGAAGGTGCCGGCAGCATCACGACCGACGGCCTCTACAACATCGCCGGCACTCTCTTGCCCGGCGGCAAGAACGAGGCTGGCGCACTGGTCGTCAACGGCAATTACATCCAGACGTCGGACGGCCTTCTGGTCATCGACATCAGGAGCGCCAAGAAAGCCATCGCCAACGACCTGCTCACCGTGAACGGCGGGGCCAGCCTCGACGGCGGACTGCTGCTCAATACGTCGGTTCGCGGCAGGCTCTCCTATGGCGACCAGTTCCTGGTGTTGACGGCTGACGAAATTCTGGGCTCGTTCAGTGCCGTGATGACGCAGTCGAATTCGGCAGTGCTCTATTTCGATCAGATCGTCGACGACACGACTGTCACGGTCGAAGTGAAGGCGAACAAGATCGCAAACCTGGTTGGCCCGAACAGCTCGCTCGGTTCGTTGGGTGCAACACTCGACGCCCTGCGTTTCGGAGGGCGTTATGCCGAATTCTCAAGCCTGTTCTCGGTGGTTGATGGGTCGGATTACTCGCAGTTCGGCGCCACGCTTGCAGGGCTGACGCCGACAAGCGGTTTCGGCCAGGGCGCAACGGCGATCAACTTCGCTCGCCGCTTCACCGGGCAGATTGCGCAACGCACCCTCGCGCTGCGTGGTGGCGATCGTTCGTCGGCCGGCTTCTCCAGCTACGGTGCGGCTAACTTCGCGCAAGCAGGTTCGGCTCCGACACAAGCTTCGAAGATCGGCGTGTTCGGTTCGGTCAGTGGCTCTTTCCTCGACCAGTCGAAGGATGACTACTCGCGCGGCGACAAGGCGTTCGAGGACATGACCTTCTCCGAGGCAGGCGAGCTTACCGTGGGTGCCGACTATCACCTTTCCGACAAGGTGAGATTCGGTGTGGCGATCAGCAACGTGCGCGACGGATCGAGCAGCATGGACCTGCAAAGTCCGCAATCGAACCAGAGCGTTTCGGGTGCGGTCTACTCGACGTTCCGCTTCGGGGAAGGCTTCGCCGACCTCTATGCTGGCTATGCCGACCAGGATTACGGTGTATCGCGTAGCAGCACCGGCCTGCTGGTGAACGAGTTCAGCAATGCTAGCGCACGGACGAGCGGCCAGCAGAGCTTTGCCGGGATGCGTCTGGGTTATGCCTTCACCCCTGCGAAGGGGCTGTCGGTCGGTCCGGTTGCAGCCATCGATTATGTCCGTTCCGAACTCGATGGTTTCCGTGAAATCGGAGCGAACGAGTTCAGCCTGAACGTGCATGACCGCAGCTTGACGTCGATTGGCGCGAAGGTCGGCGCAATGGCATCGTTCGACACCAAGCTCGGCATGACCGGCAAGCTGAAGACGTTTGGTTCGGTGGCATTCGCCAGCGAATTGGGCGACCGCGAAGATGTGGTCACGGCCAACTTCGTGGGCGCGGAAGACCTGCCGTTCTCCATCGCTCGCGAATTGGACAGCAGCTGGATCGCTCTTAACGCAGGTGCTGAAATCGCTCTGACGAACCGCTTCAGCGGCACGCTGGGTATCTCGTCCGACCTCGGTCGAGGCGCTCTCAGCAACGATCAGGCGAACCTGACGCTGCGCTGGGCTTTCTAA
- a CDS encoding N-acetylmuramoyl-L-alanine amidase, translated as MSDELVHREVLSPNFNERALPISMVVLHYTEMKPVETAIEKMCDPDAEVSAHYCITEDGEVIRLVPEEKRAWHAGASYWRGHKDVNSASIGIELDHPGHGLGYREFAEAQIDALVPLLHRIVKNYDIPRANVVGHSCVAPARKIDPGELFPWDRLAEYGLCLPKPEKLELGDPFDNDGSFYLALERFGYDITDGHKAVEAFQRRWRPDRIDGQIDGQIRAILFQLLLDRDRGATR; from the coding sequence ATGAGCGACGAGCTCGTCCACCGCGAGGTATTGTCGCCCAATTTCAACGAACGGGCGCTGCCGATCAGCATGGTCGTGCTCCACTATACGGAAATGAAGCCGGTCGAGACCGCCATCGAGAAGATGTGCGATCCCGATGCAGAGGTTTCGGCGCATTACTGCATCACGGAAGATGGCGAGGTCATCCGCCTGGTGCCCGAGGAAAAGCGCGCCTGGCACGCCGGGGCATCCTATTGGCGCGGCCACAAGGACGTCAATTCGGCGAGCATCGGCATCGAGCTCGATCATCCGGGGCACGGCCTTGGCTATCGCGAATTTGCCGAAGCGCAGATCGATGCGCTGGTGCCGCTGCTCCACCGCATCGTGAAAAACTACGACATTCCCCGCGCGAACGTTGTCGGTCATTCCTGCGTCGCGCCTGCGCGCAAGATCGATCCGGGCGAGCTGTTTCCGTGGGACCGTCTGGCCGAATACGGATTGTGCCTCCCGAAGCCTGAAAAGCTCGAACTGGGCGATCCTTTCGACAATGACGGATCGTTCTATCTGGCGCTCGAACGCTTCGGATATGACATCACCGACGGGCACAAGGCGGTCGAGGCATTCCAGCGCCGCTGGCGCCCGGACAGGATCGACGGGCAGATCGACGGCCAGATTCGCGCGATCCTGTTCCAACTGCTCTTGGATCGCGACCGCGGAGCGACTAGATAG
- a CDS encoding histidine phosphotransferase family protein: protein MTQTSVTELASLLCSKLCHDMLSPVGAMSNGLELLADEKDPEMRARCIELLEQSATISTNKLKFFRLAFGAAGGFGDAVPVEEVREVIDALAADNKRIEVNWAIEGSSLPKPAVKVMLNFAHIALDALIRGGTLDIGAEMRDGNAEIVVRASGDRIAFDDTIGKALEGRLAPGELSSRTAAAHMIALLAEEIGGGLQFKRDDNALVLGAVLPQPPGMIG, encoded by the coding sequence ATGACCCAGACTTCCGTCACCGAACTCGCCTCCCTTCTCTGCTCGAAGCTTTGCCATGACATGCTGTCGCCGGTTGGTGCGATGTCGAACGGCCTCGAATTGCTGGCAGACGAGAAAGACCCCGAAATGCGGGCGCGCTGCATCGAATTGCTCGAACAGAGCGCGACCATCAGCACGAACAAACTGAAGTTCTTCAGGCTTGCGTTTGGCGCGGCCGGCGGCTTCGGCGATGCCGTTCCGGTGGAAGAAGTGCGCGAAGTGATCGATGCGCTCGCTGCCGACAACAAGCGGATCGAGGTCAACTGGGCGATCGAGGGATCGAGCCTGCCCAAGCCAGCCGTCAAGGTGATGCTCAATTTCGCGCATATCGCCCTCGATGCGCTGATCCGCGGCGGCACCTTGGATATCGGCGCGGAAATGCGCGACGGAAACGCCGAGATCGTGGTGCGCGCCTCTGGCGACCGGATCGCTTTCGACGATACTATCGGGAAGGCGCTGGAGGGACGTCTGGCGCCGGGCGAACTGTCCAGTCGCACAGCCGCGGCCCACATGATCGCATTGCTGGCAGAGGAAATCGGCGGCGGCCTCCAGTTCAAGCGCGATGACAATGCGCTCGTGCTCGGCGCGGTCCTTCCGCAACCGCCGGGCATGATCGGCTGA
- a CDS encoding Mov34/MPN/PAD-1 family protein translates to MTSSAAMLGPCAMDIAVTRDVMERIEREARAAHPRECCGILLGTAQRIERIVPAANVHVSPETHFEIDPQALIDAHRAERNGGPMVVGYYHSHPDGEPHPSATDQAMASGDGRIWAILGKRGMMLWQDDPLRFHALSYEVVEV, encoded by the coding sequence ATGACTTCGTCTGCAGCCATGCTAGGGCCATGCGCGATGGATATCGCAGTGACAAGAGATGTGATGGAAAGGATCGAGCGCGAGGCCCGCGCCGCCCATCCGCGCGAATGCTGCGGCATACTGCTTGGAACAGCTCAACGCATCGAGCGCATCGTGCCCGCAGCCAACGTCCATGTAAGCCCCGAAACGCATTTCGAGATCGATCCGCAGGCCCTGATCGATGCGCACCGTGCCGAACGCAACGGCGGGCCGATGGTGGTCGGCTACTACCACTCGCACCCTGATGGTGAGCCACATCCCTCGGCCACGGATCAGGCGATGGCGAGTGGCGATGGCCGGATCTGGGCCATTCTGGGCAAGCGTGGGATGATGCTGTGGCAGGACGATCCGCTGCGGTTTCACGCGCTTTCCTACGAAGTCGTCGAGGTCTAG
- a CDS encoding RluA family pseudouridine synthase, whose amino-acid sequence MAADEVITGTITAPARLDKALADATDLSRARIQALIAEGQVSVGGKPVTSAKAKVAAGDAFRIAVPPAVEAEAQPQDIPLVVVFEDDHLIVVEKPAGMVVHPAAGNPDGTLVNALLYHCKGQLSGIGGVARPGIVHRIDKDTSGLLVVAKSDKAHEGLSKQFKDHSIHRRYLAVCAGHPNPAEGTIEGRIGRSDANRKKMAVIPDTSSRGKHAVTHYKQLKRLKSSSLIECRLETGRTHQVRVHCASIGHPLLGDPLYGRTPAKLRPILKDLGFARQALHAASLGFEHPVTGEWIEFHSDLPPDMGELIDECAR is encoded by the coding sequence ATGGCTGCAGACGAAGTCATCACCGGCACCATTACCGCGCCTGCCCGCCTCGACAAGGCGCTGGCCGATGCGACCGATCTTTCGCGCGCCCGCATCCAGGCGCTGATCGCCGAAGGACAGGTTTCGGTCGGAGGCAAGCCGGTAACAAGTGCAAAGGCCAAGGTTGCGGCAGGAGACGCGTTCCGCATCGCAGTGCCACCCGCTGTCGAGGCCGAAGCCCAGCCGCAGGACATCCCGCTCGTGGTCGTGTTCGAAGACGATCACCTGATCGTGGTCGAAAAGCCTGCCGGCATGGTGGTGCATCCGGCTGCCGGCAATCCCGACGGAACACTGGTCAATGCGCTGCTTTACCACTGCAAGGGCCAATTGTCCGGAATTGGCGGGGTCGCGCGCCCCGGGATCGTCCACCGTATCGACAAGGACACATCCGGCCTGCTGGTAGTGGCCAAGAGCGACAAGGCGCACGAGGGCCTGTCTAAGCAGTTCAAGGATCATTCGATCCATCGGCGCTATCTGGCGGTCTGTGCCGGGCACCCGAATCCGGCAGAAGGGACGATCGAGGGGCGAATCGGGCGCAGCGATGCCAACCGCAAGAAGATGGCCGTTATTCCCGACACGTCGAGCCGCGGAAAACACGCCGTCACCCATTACAAGCAACTGAAAAGGCTCAAATCTTCTTCATTGATCGAATGTCGGCTGGAAACCGGCAGGACCCACCAGGTCCGCGTTCACTGTGCGTCAATCGGCCATCCGCTATTAGGGGACCCGTTATATGGCCGCACTCCCGCCAAACTTCGCCCGATTCTCAAGGATCTGGGCTTTGCCCGCCAGGCACTTCACGCAGCGAGTCTCGGCTTCGAGCATCCCGTTACGGGCGAATGGATCGAATTCCATTCCGATCTACCCCCGGACATGGGGGAACTGATCGACGAATGTGCTCGTTAA
- the rpoH gene encoding RNA polymerase sigma factor RpoH, translating to MSNKKTTSVPALSGEQSLNRYLSEIKKFPVLTAEQEYMLAKRYQEHEDPEAAAQLVTSHLRLVAKIAMGYRGYGLPVSDLISEGNVGLMQGVKKFEPDRGFRLATYAMWWIKASMQEFILRSWSLVKMGTTAAQKKLFFNLRRMKKQLDAYDDTDLHPDDVAKIATDLGVPEQEVINMNRRMMMGGDGSLNVPMRNGEEGSGEWMDWLTDDRPLQDETVADAEEATVRHEMLVEAMDSLNDREKHILTERRLTDNPQTLEELSQVYDVSRERIRQIEVRAFEKLQKAMQRIAGERLLPGVA from the coding sequence GTGAGCAACAAGAAGACAACATCGGTCCCGGCATTGAGTGGTGAGCAGAGCCTCAACCGCTATCTGTCGGAGATCAAGAAGTTCCCCGTACTGACGGCAGAGCAGGAATATATGCTCGCCAAGCGTTACCAGGAACATGAAGACCCCGAAGCGGCAGCCCAGCTAGTGACCAGTCACCTGCGGCTCGTGGCGAAGATCGCCATGGGTTATCGCGGCTATGGCCTGCCCGTCAGCGACCTGATTTCCGAAGGGAACGTCGGGCTGATGCAGGGCGTCAAGAAATTCGAACCCGATCGCGGTTTCCGCCTGGCAACCTATGCCATGTGGTGGATCAAGGCTTCGATGCAGGAATTCATCCTGCGCAGCTGGAGCCTCGTGAAGATGGGGACCACCGCCGCGCAGAAGAAGCTGTTCTTCAACCTTCGCCGGATGAAGAAGCAGCTCGACGCCTATGACGACACCGACCTGCACCCGGACGACGTGGCGAAGATCGCCACCGATCTCGGCGTGCCGGAACAGGAAGTCATCAACATGAACCGGCGCATGATGATGGGCGGCGATGGCTCGCTGAACGTCCCCATGCGCAATGGCGAAGAAGGTTCGGGCGAATGGATGGACTGGCTGACCGACGATCGTCCGCTGCAGGACGAAACCGTCGCCGATGCCGAAGAAGCCACCGTGCGCCACGAAATGCTGGTCGAGGCGATGGACAGCCTCAACGACCGTGAAAAGCATATCCTGACCGAACGCCGTCTGACGGACAATCCGCAGACGCTCGAAGAGCTGTCGCAGGTTTACGACGTCAGCCGCGAACGTATCCGCCAAATCGAGGTTCGCGCCTTCGAAAAGCTGCAAAAGGCAATGCAGCGGATCGCCGGCGAAAGGCTTCTCCCGGGCGTCGCCTGA
- the mtgA gene encoding monofunctional biosynthetic peptidoglycan transglycosylase, with amino-acid sequence MIRTATLFLVKLVLWFVGISLALVLLFKWVPVPVTATMMMDENSITKDWEPLSNIDRNLVDAVIAAEDGKFCEHNGFDAEAIAKAAASNAQGGRIRGGSTITQQTAKNVFLWQGGGYFRKGMEAWFAFLIEQIWGKRRIMEVYLNVAETGIGTYGAEAGAQRYFKHSAARLTQSEAARMAAALPLPKERSVVNPSGWLARHGGTIQSRMRVVRNEGLDACVY; translated from the coding sequence ATGATCCGCACCGCCACCCTCTTTCTCGTCAAGCTGGTCCTCTGGTTCGTGGGAATCAGCCTTGCGCTGGTCCTGTTGTTCAAATGGGTGCCGGTGCCGGTCACGGCGACGATGATGATGGACGAAAATTCCATCACGAAGGATTGGGAGCCGCTTTCCAATATCGATCGCAACCTCGTCGACGCGGTGATCGCGGCCGAGGACGGGAAATTTTGCGAGCATAACGGTTTCGATGCCGAAGCGATTGCCAAGGCGGCGGCAAGCAACGCGCAAGGCGGCCGCATCCGGGGCGGCTCGACGATTACCCAGCAAACCGCGAAGAACGTCTTCCTGTGGCAGGGCGGCGGCTATTTCCGCAAGGGGATGGAGGCATGGTTCGCCTTCCTGATCGAGCAGATCTGGGGGAAGCGGCGTATCATGGAGGTCTATCTCAATGTCGCGGAGACGGGCATCGGGACCTATGGCGCCGAAGCCGGTGCCCAGCGCTATTTCAAGCATTCCGCCGCGCGCCTAACGCAGAGCGAGGCGGCGCGCATGGCCGCAGCGCTTCCCTTGCCGAAAGAACGATCGGTCGTAAATCCGAGCGGCTGGCTGGCACGCCATGGCGGCACGATCCAGAGCCGCATGCGGGTGGTGCGCAACGAAGGGCTCGATGCCTGCGTTTACTGA
- a CDS encoding cation diffusion facilitator family transporter, whose translation MGHSHDHSQDHSHDGHAHGHGHGHSHAPADFGRAFAIGIVLNSLFVGVEAVYGYISGSMALVADAGHNLSDVLALLLAWGASIAAKRPPSARYTYGFKSSTILAAIANAFLLAIAIGAILFETVNRIMEPAPVEGMTMVIVAGIGIAINTGTALLFLKGRHDDLNIRGAFLHMAADALVSVGVVVAGLAIMSTGQLWIDPVTSLVIVAVIAWGTWGLAKDSIKLGLLAVPEGISETAVRTYFSDLDGVTAVHDLHIWPMSTTETALTVHLVMPAGHPGDGFLREVAHDLEHHHRIGHATIQVEIERGDCAAGC comes from the coding sequence ATGGGTCACAGCCACGATCATTCGCAGGATCATTCCCACGACGGGCATGCGCACGGGCACGGGCACGGCCATTCCCACGCACCTGCCGACTTCGGCAGGGCTTTCGCCATCGGCATTGTGCTCAACTCGCTCTTCGTCGGAGTCGAGGCGGTTTATGGCTACATCTCCGGCTCGATGGCGCTGGTGGCAGATGCGGGCCACAACCTGTCCGACGTGCTTGCCCTGTTGCTTGCATGGGGCGCCAGCATCGCTGCCAAACGGCCGCCATCGGCGCGTTACACATACGGCTTCAAGAGTTCGACCATCCTTGCCGCGATCGCGAATGCGTTCCTGCTGGCTATCGCGATCGGCGCGATCCTGTTTGAAACCGTGAACCGCATCATGGAGCCTGCCCCGGTCGAGGGAATGACCATGGTGATAGTCGCGGGCATCGGCATCGCCATCAACACCGGGACCGCGCTGCTTTTCCTGAAAGGGCGGCATGACGATCTCAATATCCGCGGCGCATTCCTCCATATGGCGGCCGACGCCCTGGTGTCGGTAGGCGTGGTCGTTGCCGGCCTTGCCATCATGTCGACCGGGCAATTGTGGATCGACCCGGTCACCAGCCTCGTCATCGTGGCCGTGATCGCCTGGGGCACCTGGGGCCTTGCGAAAGACAGCATCAAGCTGGGCCTGCTCGCCGTGCCCGAAGGAATCTCCGAAACTGCCGTCCGGACCTATTTCTCCGACCTCGACGGCGTCACCGCCGTGCACGACCTCCACATCTGGCCGATGAGCACCACCGAGACCGCTCTGACCGTCCACCTCGTGATGCCGGCAGGGCACCCTGGCGACGGCTTCCTGCGCGAGGTTGCCCACGACCTGGAACATCACCACCGGATCGGCCACGCCACCATCCAGGTCGAGATCGAGCGCGGAGATTGCGCAGCGGGATGCTGA
- a CDS encoding polysaccharide deacetylase family protein — MRVKLVAGLVIAAVVIAAVLFQISKARCFQLVGDVTCRVETDRKIVALSFDDGPTPEGVDAVLPVLDRFGAKATFFLIGDRIEKFPGQAERLLEAGHELGNHTYSHKRNLMKSREFYRNEVRRADDLLLAAGAQTKLFRPPFGKRLIGLPLEVEAAGYRTVT; from the coding sequence ATGCGCGTAAAACTGGTCGCAGGCCTCGTCATTGCGGCCGTCGTCATCGCGGCAGTCCTGTTCCAGATATCCAAGGCGCGCTGTTTCCAGCTTGTGGGCGACGTGACCTGCCGCGTCGAAACGGACCGCAAGATCGTGGCCCTGAGCTTCGACGACGGGCCGACGCCGGAGGGCGTGGATGCCGTACTGCCGGTGCTCGACCGGTTCGGGGCCAAGGCGACCTTCTTTCTGATCGGCGACCGGATCGAGAAATTTCCGGGACAGGCCGAGCGGCTGCTCGAAGCGGGTCACGAACTCGGCAATCACACCTACAGCCACAAGCGCAACCTGATGAAGTCGCGCGAATTCTACCGGAATGAAGTGCGGCGCGCGGATGATCTGCTGCTCGCGGCAGGCGCGCAGACCAAGCTGTTCCGGCCTCCCTTCGGCAAGCGCCTGATCGGACTACCGCTCGAAGTCGAGGCCGCAGGTTATCGCACGGTAACCTAG